One Fuerstiella marisgermanici DNA window includes the following coding sequences:
- a CDS encoding alpha/beta fold hydrolase codes for MAAELQRCLPDSAIREFLESPLETADIERHLNHCVVCQQRLQNLTATAAIGWRKFMPDDKSISLDPTNVGRDLLRPLTGERSHSAGDYIGRFEVSEQIGQGGMGIVFLATDPKLGRDVAIKLLTQDRASDVQWLERFRREARLAGSLNHPNVLTIYEIGESDGTPFIATEFVLGLTLKERLRVLSLSLDEALDYAWQLAKGLAAAHAAGIVHRDLKPDNVMIRDDGLLKILDFGLARSSIPTATDETAISESGSIVGTVSFMSPEQARGQDSDISSDVFSYGSVLFLMLAGERPFVGETSSDVMAAILTRSPKSLGECNTEIPPWLIQLIGRCLSKNPVDRPTSKDVAEELANKRSLPTWKKHATAAVTDRVPETAVTAPSSQDKLVEAPEIRYARSGDVNIAWQTVGDGPIDMVFVMGWVSHLEWFWKDRAFATFLTRLATFSRLILFDKRGTGLSDRVPVDKLPTLETRMDDVRAVMDAAGSERAVLCGVSEGGPLCALFAATYPQKAIAITMMGCYARRLWAEDYPWGPTAEQRDLFFEEIASNWGGPLGIEDRAPSKANDQEFRKWWATYLRMGASPGAAVALTRMNAQIDIRPILPTIQVPTLVLHRSGDRCLRVEEGRYMADLIPGAKFVELPGDDHLPFVGDSQTMLDHIEEFLTGMRQAPAEDKVLATVLYIRSEADSEVEQDRFRALLRHQRDLFRGENLTIAERASILTFDGPARAVRAANAIVELANRLDMSICCGVETGMCDIGQQTLEGTAVETAGELSKTAAFSEVLVTETVMNLVSGSGLLFLPKSQLSDHGIVVFSLLDSR; via the coding sequence ATGGCAGCCGAGCTCCAACGGTGTCTGCCCGATTCGGCAATCCGTGAGTTTCTTGAATCGCCACTTGAAACGGCCGACATTGAGCGACACTTAAACCACTGTGTTGTATGCCAACAACGTTTGCAAAACCTGACGGCGACTGCTGCCATCGGATGGCGGAAGTTCATGCCGGATGACAAGTCGATCTCGCTCGATCCGACAAACGTTGGGCGTGACCTGCTCCGCCCATTAACTGGTGAGCGTTCGCATTCAGCGGGTGACTATATCGGGCGGTTCGAAGTGAGCGAGCAGATTGGTCAAGGCGGGATGGGGATCGTGTTTCTAGCCACGGACCCCAAGCTTGGCCGCGATGTTGCAATTAAACTGCTAACCCAGGATCGAGCGTCCGATGTTCAGTGGCTGGAGCGTTTTCGTCGTGAAGCAAGACTTGCTGGTTCTTTAAACCATCCGAACGTTTTGACGATTTATGAGATCGGTGAGTCCGACGGAACCCCGTTTATTGCCACGGAATTTGTGCTGGGGCTCACATTGAAAGAGCGGCTGCGCGTTCTTAGCCTAAGTCTGGATGAAGCATTGGACTATGCCTGGCAACTGGCAAAGGGGCTAGCCGCCGCTCATGCCGCCGGGATTGTGCATCGCGATCTTAAGCCAGACAACGTGATGATCCGCGATGACGGCCTGCTTAAGATTCTCGATTTCGGTCTGGCTCGTTCGTCGATCCCGACTGCCACCGATGAAACTGCGATTTCTGAGTCCGGTTCAATCGTCGGAACGGTTAGCTTCATGTCACCCGAGCAGGCGCGCGGTCAGGATTCGGATATCAGCAGCGACGTGTTCAGTTATGGTTCGGTGCTATTCCTGATGCTGGCAGGGGAACGACCGTTTGTAGGGGAGACTTCCAGCGACGTGATGGCTGCGATTCTGACGCGGTCTCCCAAGAGTCTGGGAGAATGCAACACTGAAATCCCTCCGTGGCTGATTCAGCTCATCGGTCGTTGCCTTAGCAAGAATCCTGTCGATCGGCCAACAAGCAAAGATGTCGCGGAGGAGCTGGCAAACAAGCGTTCGCTGCCGACGTGGAAAAAACATGCAACAGCCGCCGTCACAGACAGAGTCCCGGAAACTGCCGTCACGGCACCATCGTCGCAAGACAAACTCGTGGAAGCCCCGGAGATTCGCTATGCGCGCAGTGGGGATGTCAACATCGCATGGCAGACGGTCGGAGACGGTCCGATCGACATGGTCTTTGTGATGGGCTGGGTGTCTCACCTGGAATGGTTTTGGAAAGACCGTGCGTTCGCAACTTTCCTTACGCGGCTGGCTACTTTCTCACGATTGATTCTATTCGACAAACGAGGTACCGGGCTGTCTGACAGAGTTCCGGTCGACAAGCTTCCAACCCTGGAAACTCGAATGGACGATGTCCGCGCTGTCATGGACGCTGCCGGATCAGAACGCGCGGTCTTGTGTGGAGTCTCTGAAGGCGGGCCGTTGTGCGCTCTGTTTGCGGCGACGTATCCGCAGAAGGCAATTGCCATCACGATGATGGGTTGTTACGCACGCAGGTTGTGGGCGGAAGACTATCCGTGGGGACCAACCGCAGAACAGCGGGATCTGTTTTTCGAGGAAATCGCGAGCAACTGGGGCGGCCCCCTTGGCATTGAAGACCGCGCACCCAGCAAAGCCAACGATCAGGAATTCCGCAAGTGGTGGGCCACTTACCTACGGATGGGAGCCAGCCCGGGCGCAGCGGTGGCGCTGACTCGAATGAACGCCCAAATCGATATCCGTCCGATTCTGCCCACAATTCAAGTGCCCACTCTTGTTCTTCACAGGTCAGGAGATCGCTGTCTGAGAGTAGAAGAAGGCCGCTACATGGCGGACTTAATTCCCGGAGCGAAGTTCGTGGAGCTTCCGGGTGACGATCACCTGCCGTTTGTCGGCGACTCACAGACCATGTTGGACCACATCGAAGAATTTCTAACAGGCATGCGACAAGCTCCCGCCGAAGATAAGGTGTTAGCCACGGTCTTGTACATTCGCAGCGAAGCCGATTCAGAAGTCGAGCAGGATCGTTTCCGTGCACTGCTTCGGCATCAGCGAGATTTGTTCCGTGGTGAGAACCTGACGATTGCCGAGCGTGCTTCGATTTTGACGTTCGATGGCCCCGCCCGAGCCGTTCGCGCGGCGAACGCCATTGTTGAACTCGCCAACCGATTAGACATGAGCATTTGCTGTGGAGTCGAAACGGGGATGTGTGACATCGGCCAGCAGACGCTTGAGGGAACGGCTGTCGAAACGGCAGGTGAGTTGTCGAAAACCGCAGCATTCTCAGAGGTTTTGGTCACCGAAACCGTAATGAACCTGGTATCCGGATCGGGCCTGCTTTTCCTGCCAAAATCACAGCTCTCTGACCACGGGATTGTGGTGTTCAGCTTATTGGATTCTCGCTGA